A single window of Helicobacter pylori NCTC 11637 = CCUG 17874 = ATCC 43504 = JCM 12093 DNA harbors:
- a CDS encoding M23 family metallopeptidase — protein sequence MELRFKILALVVLILGGYLIFNALITKPRALSFSLSSKEGAFNDNDGTLFWDLKKPIKIKIVAPKGIKRYELKVTTQDNLILYEKENLVLDKPKSLEVPLTRPEIMGLEDKCLLYEIKANDWSYANFFNGNKASFKQEVCVDTIKPSITILSRSPSIAYGGSAIVVFEALDKNLSQAFVRVKKKDFEAFRLLEFKQRNVFIALVPWPYKNKDFKAFIVAKDKAYNSNTAPLLFKRKTHRLREKDIDLSALKDKIAKQEKFQNDTEQTLLERFSNARLKDLEKIQKIALEQGDFYKDFSHFQALKPLNGPFKMASNFLENRRILKDNQVLFQFLHLGVDLIPSKDLSLAFDPSVKRVFKGEFDFYGNSLIHCYGLGLCVFLAHLKDDESVGSSGLKLGSGLHLGMLLQGVFVRPNEWLNEQWIKTNIITPIEQAKRLLMKG from the coding sequence TTGGAGTTAAGGTTTAAAATTTTAGCGTTAGTCGTTTTAATTTTAGGGGGTTATTTGATTTTTAACGCTTTAATCACAAAACCTAGAGCTTTAAGTTTTAGTTTAAGCAGCAAAGAGGGCGCGTTTAATGACAATGATGGAACGCTTTTTTGGGATTTAAAAAAACCCATTAAGATTAAAATAGTAGCCCCAAAGGGCATCAAGCGCTATGAATTAAAAGTAACCACACAAGATAATTTGATCTTATATGAAAAAGAAAATCTGGTATTGGATAAACCCAAGTCTTTAGAAGTGCCTTTGACTAGGCCCGAAATCATGGGGCTAGAAGACAAGTGCCTTTTATATGAAATTAAAGCTAATGATTGGAGTTATGCTAATTTTTTCAATGGCAATAAAGCGTCTTTCAAACAAGAAGTGTGTGTTGATACGATAAAACCCTCAATCACTATTTTATCTCGTTCTCCAAGCATCGCTTATGGAGGGAGCGCGATAGTTGTTTTTGAAGCTTTGGATAAGAATTTGTCTCAAGCGTTTGTGCGCGTCAAAAAAAAGGATTTTGAAGCTTTCAGGCTTTTAGAATTCAAACAGCGTAATGTTTTTATCGCTCTAGTGCCTTGGCCTTATAAAAATAAGGATTTTAAGGCGTTCATTGTCGCTAAAGATAAAGCCTATAACTCCAATACCGCCCCTTTATTGTTCAAGCGAAAAACCCATCGTTTGAGGGAAAAAGATATAGACTTAAGCGCCTTAAAAGATAAGATTGCAAAGCAAGAAAAATTTCAAAACGACACTGAACAAACTTTATTGGAAAGATTTTCCAACGCACGCCTAAAAGATTTGGAAAAAATCCAAAAGATCGCTTTAGAGCAAGGGGATTTTTATAAGGATTTTTCTCATTTTCAAGCGCTAAAACCCTTGAACGGGCCTTTTAAAATGGCAAGCAATTTTTTAGAAAATCGGCGTATCTTAAAGGACAATCAGGTGTTGTTCCAATTCTTGCATTTAGGGGTGGATTTGATACCTAGCAAGGATTTATCCTTAGCGTTTGATCCATCGGTGAAGAGGGTTTTTAAGGGGGAGTTCGATTTTTATGGTAATAGTTTAATCCATTGCTATGGGCTGGGTTTGTGCGTTTTTTTAGCCCACTTAAAAGATGATGAAAGCGTGGGGAGTAGTGGTTTGAAATTAGGGAGCGGGTTGCATTTAGGGATGCTTTTGCAAGGGGTTTTTGTCCGGCCCAATGAATGGCTTAATGAGCAATGGATAAAAACCAATATCATCACCCCCATAGAGCAAGCCAAACGGCTTTTAATGAAAGGATAG
- a CDS encoding outer membrane beta-barrel protein: MLKFKYGLIYIALIIGLQATDYDNLEEENQQLDEKINHLKQQLTEKGVSPKEMDKDKFEEEYLERTYPKISSKKRNKLLKSFSIADDKSGVFLGGGYAYGELNLSYQGEMLDRYGANAPSAFKNNININAPVSMISVKFGYQKYFVPYFGTRFYGDLLLGGGVLKEDAIKQPVGSFIYVLGAMNTDLLFDMPLDFKTKKHFLGVYAGFGIGLMLYQDKPNQNGRNLVVGGYSSPNFLWKSLIEVDYTFNVGVSLTLYRKHRLEIGTKLPISYLRMGVEEGALYQNKEDDERLLISANNQFKRSSFLLVNYAFIF, encoded by the coding sequence ATGTTGAAATTTAAATATGGTTTGATTTATATCGCGCTCATTATAGGACTTCAAGCGACAGATTATGACAATTTAGAAGAAGAAAACCAACAATTAGACGAAAAAATAAACCATTTAAAGCAACAGCTTACCGAAAAAGGGGTTTCGCCCAAAGAGATGGATAAGGATAAGTTTGAAGAAGAATATTTAGAGCGAACTTACCCAAAGATTTCTTCAAAGAAAAGAAACAAATTGCTCAAATCTTTTTCCATAGCCGATGATAAGAGTGGGGTTTTTTTAGGGGGTGGGTATGCTTATGGGGAACTTAACTTGTCTTATCAAGGGGAAATGTTAGACAGATATGGCGCGAATGCCCCTAGCGCGTTTAAAAACAATATCAATATTAACGCTCCTGTTTCTATGATTAGCGTTAAATTCGGGTATCAAAAATACTTTGTGCCTTATTTTGGGACACGATTTTATGGGGATTTATTGCTTGGGGGTGGGGTGTTAAAAGAGGATGCAATCAAGCAGCCTGTAGGCTCGTTTATTTATGTTTTAGGGGCTATGAATACGGATTTATTGTTTGATATGCCTTTAGATTTTAAAACTAAAAAGCATTTTTTAGGCGTTTATGCGGGTTTTGGGATAGGGCTTATGCTCTATCAAGACAAGCCTAATCAAAACGGGAGGAATTTGGTGGTAGGGGGCTATTCAAGCCCTAATTTTTTATGGAAATCTTTGATTGAAGTGGATTACACTTTTAATGTGGGCGTGAGTTTAACGCTTTATAGGAAACACCGCTTAGAGATTGGCACAAAATTGCCGATTAGCTATTTGAGAATGGGAGTGGAAGAGGGAGCGCTCTATCAAAATAAAGAAGATGATGAGCGTTTGTTGATTTCGGCTAACAACCAGTTCAAGCGATCCAGTTTTTTATTAGTGAATTATGCGTTTATTTTTTAA
- a CDS encoding outer membrane beta-barrel protein has translation MCSKKIRNLILCFGFILSLHAEENTAQENTTEENMIKENTPKDAPILLEEKRTQTLEFEEEKGTAKKIDEKSLLEEIHKKKRQLYMLKGELHEKNESILFQQMAKNKSGFFIGVILGDIGINAHPYEKFELLSNIQASPLLYGLRSGYQKYFANGISALRFYGEYLGGAMKGFKSDSLASYQTASLNIDLLMDKPIDKEKRFALGIFGGVGVGWNGMYQNLKEVKGYSQPNAFGLVLNLGVSMTLNLKHRFELALKMPPLKETSQTFLYYFKSTNIYYISYNYLL, from the coding sequence ATGTGTTCTAAAAAAATAAGAAATCTCATTTTATGCTTTGGTTTTATTTTAAGCTTGCACGCTGAAGAGAATACCGCTCAAGAGAATACGACTGAAGAAAACATGATTAAAGAAAATACCCCTAAAGACGCTCCCATTCTTTTGGAAGAAAAACGCACCCAAACGCTAGAGTTTGAAGAAGAAAAGGGGACTGCAAAAAAGATTGATGAAAAAAGCCTGCTTGAAGAAATCCATAAGAAAAAACGCCAGCTTTACATGCTTAAAGGGGAATTGCATGAAAAAAATGAATCCATCTTATTCCAGCAAATGGCTAAAAATAAGAGCGGTTTTTTTATAGGCGTAATTCTTGGCGATATAGGGATTAACGCTCATCCTTATGAGAAGTTTGAACTTTTAAGCAATATTCAAGCTTCTCCTTTGTTGTATGGCTTAAGGAGCGGGTATCAAAAGTATTTTGCTAACGGGATTAGCGCCTTACGCTTTTATGGGGAATATTTAGGGGGGGCGATGAAAGGGTTTAAAAGCGATTCTTTAGCCTCTTATCAAACCGCAAGCTTGAATATTGATTTGTTGATGGATAAGCCTATTGACAAAGAAAAAAGGTTTGCATTAGGGATATTTGGGGGCGTTGGAGTGGGGTGGAATGGGATGTATCAAAATTTAAAAGAGGTTAAAGGGTATTCACAGCCTAACGCTTTTGGGCTGGTGTTAAATTTAGGGGTGAGCATGACGCTTAACCTCAAACACCGCTTTGAATTAGCCTTAAAAATGCCTCCCTTAAAAGAGACTTCGCAAACCTTTTTATATTATTTTAAAAGCACTAATATTTATTATATTAGTTACAACTATTTATTGTAA
- the panB gene encoding 3-methyl-2-oxobutanoate hydroxymethyltransferase, giving the protein MSMQTAPIKKITLNHLQAKKNQEKIIAITAYDALFAQIFDPLVDVILVGDSLNMSFFNQNDTLSASVGMMLYHTKAVCAGAKTPFIITDMPFGSYKDEKTALKNAIRVYKETQASAIKLEGGKEKAKLVKTLTDEGVIVVGHIGLMPQFVRLDGGYKIKGKNEEQQKKLLEDALSLEEAGAGLLVLEGITTPIAQKITQTIKIPTIGIGSGKDCDGQILVWSDMLGFFDSFKPKFVREYLKGKELVQNAIKQYADDVKKGNFPNELESYH; this is encoded by the coding sequence ATGAGCATGCAAACCGCCCCAATTAAAAAGATCACTCTCAACCACCTCCAAGCTAAAAAAAATCAAGAAAAAATCATCGCCATTACCGCTTATGACGCGCTGTTCGCTCAAATATTTGATCCGCTAGTGGATGTGATTTTAGTGGGCGATAGCTTGAATATGAGTTTTTTCAATCAAAACGACACTTTAAGCGCGAGTGTGGGAATGATGCTCTATCACACCAAAGCCGTGTGTGCAGGCGCTAAGACTCCTTTTATCATCACAGACATGCCTTTTGGAAGCTATAAAGATGAAAAAACAGCCCTAAAAAACGCCATTAGGGTTTATAAAGAAACCCAAGCGAGTGCGATCAAGCTAGAGGGAGGAAAAGAAAAAGCGAAACTGGTTAAAACGCTCACTGATGAGGGCGTTATCGTGGTAGGACACATCGGCTTAATGCCCCAATTCGTGCGTCTTGATGGGGGTTATAAGATTAAGGGCAAAAATGAAGAACAACAAAAAAAGCTTTTAGAAGACGCTTTGAGTTTAGAAGAAGCTGGGGCGGGTTTGTTGGTTTTAGAGGGTATAACCACCCCTATCGCTCAAAAAATCACGCAAACAATCAAAATCCCCACGATCGGCATAGGGAGCGGTAAAGATTGCGACGGGCAGATTTTAGTGTGGAGCGATATGTTAGGCTTTTTTGATAGCTTTAAGCCTAAATTCGTGCGAGAATACCTTAAAGGGAAAGAATTGGTTCAAAACGCTATCAAGCAATACGCTGATGATGTGAAAAAGGGAAACTTCCCTAACGAGTTAGAAAGTTATCATTAA
- the ruvB gene encoding Holliday junction branch migration DNA helicase RuvB, which yields MKERIVNLETLDFETSQEVSLRPSLWEDFIGQEKIKSNLQISICAAKKRQESLDHMLFFGPPGLGKTSISHIIAKEMETNIKITAAPMIEKSGDLAAILTNLQAKDILFIDEIHRLSPAIEEVLYPAMEDFRLDIIIGSGPAAQTIKIDLPPFTLIGATTRAGMLSNPLRDRFGMSFRMQFYSPSELALIIKKAAIKLNQDIKEESADEIAKRSRGTPRIALRLLKRVRDFALVKNSSLMDLNITLHALNELGVNELGFDEADLAYLSLLANAQGRPVGLNTIAASMREDEGTIEDVIEPFLLANGYLERTAKGRIATPKTHALLKIPTLKSQTLF from the coding sequence ATGAAAGAACGGATAGTCAATTTAGAAACTTTGGATTTTGAAACTTCTCAAGAAGTGAGTTTGCGCCCTAGTCTTTGGGAAGATTTTATCGGTCAAGAAAAGATTAAAAGCAACTTGCAAATTTCTATTTGCGCGGCTAAAAAACGCCAAGAAAGTTTGGATCACATGCTCTTTTTTGGCCCGCCCGGTTTGGGTAAAACTTCAATCAGCCATATCATCGCTAAAGAAATGGAAACCAATATCAAAATCACCGCCGCTCCCATGATAGAAAAAAGCGGTGATTTGGCCGCCATTTTGACGAATTTGCAAGCTAAAGACATTCTTTTTATTGATGAAATCCACCGGCTCAGCCCAGCGATTGAAGAGGTTTTATACCCGGCTATGGAAGATTTTAGATTGGATATTATCATAGGCTCAGGCCCAGCGGCTCAAACCATTAAAATTGATTTACCCCCTTTCACTCTCATCGGCGCTACCACTAGAGCCGGAATGCTCTCTAACCCCTTAAGAGACAGATTTGGCATGAGTTTTAGAATGCAATTTTATAGCCCTAGCGAACTAGCCCTTATCATTAAAAAAGCCGCCATTAAACTCAACCAAGACATCAAAGAAGAAAGCGCTGATGAAATCGCTAAAAGGAGTAGAGGCACGCCAAGGATCGCTTTAAGGCTTTTAAAAAGGGTGCGCGATTTTGCGCTCGTCAAAAATTCAAGCTTGATGGATTTAAACATCACTTTGCATGCCTTGAATGAATTGGGCGTGAATGAATTGGGCTTTGATGAAGCGGATTTGGCGTATTTATCTTTGTTGGCTAACGCTCAAGGACGACCGGTGGGTTTGAACACGATTGCAGCGTCTATGAGAGAAGATGAAGGCACGATTGAAGATGTGATTGAGCCTTTTTTACTCGCTAATGGTTATTTAGAGCGCACCGCTAAAGGCAGAATCGCCACGCCTAAAACCCATGCGCTTTTAAAAATCCCCACTTTAAAGTCTCAAACTTTATTTTAA
- the tatB gene encoding Sec-independent protein translocase protein TatB, whose translation MFGMGFFEILVVLVVAIIFLGPEKFPQAVVDVVKFFRAVKKTLNDAKDTLDKEINIEEIKKETLEYQKLFENKVESLKGVKIEELEDAKITAENEIKSIQDLMQDYQQSLENNAPPNHSNKEVSNEEALNEEVSSDEPLKEVQLTTDNNAKEHDKEKEHV comes from the coding sequence ATGTTTGGCATGGGCTTTTTTGAAATCCTTGTGGTGTTGGTTGTGGCGATTATTTTTTTAGGGCCAGAAAAATTCCCCCAGGCTGTCGTGGATGTGGTGAAGTTTTTTCGCGCGGTTAAAAAAACGCTCAATGACGCTAAGGACACTTTAGATAAAGAAATCAATATTGAAGAAATCAAAAAAGAAACTCTAGAGTATCAAAAACTCTTTGAAAATAAAGTGGAGAGTCTTAAGGGCGTTAAGATTGAAGAATTAGAAGACGCTAAAATAACTGCAGAAAATGAGATTAAAAGCATTCAGGATTTGATGCAAGATTACCAACAAAGCCTAGAAAACAACGCACCCCCTAACCACTCCAATAAAGAAGTTTCCAATGAAGAAGCCTTAAATGAAGAAGTTTCAAGCGATGAACCTCTTAAAGAAGTCCAATTAACAACCGACAACAACGCTAAAGAACACGACAAAGAAAAAGAGCATGTTTGA
- the tatC gene encoding twin-arginine translocase subunit TatC, with protein sequence MFEDLKPHLQELRKRLMVSVGTILVAFLGCFHFWKSIFEFVKNSYKGTLIQLSPIEGVMVAVKISFSAAIVISMPIIFWQLWLFIAPGLYKNEKKVILPFVFFGSGMFLIGAAFSYYVVFPFIIEYLATFGSDVFAANISASSYVSFFTRLILGFGVAFELPVLAYFLAKVGLITDASLKAYFKYAIVVIFIVAAIITPPDVVSQIFMALPLVGLYGLSILIAKMVNPAPKDNGEDSENGTKEN encoded by the coding sequence ATGTTTGAAGATTTAAAACCGCATTTACAGGAATTAAGAAAGCGTTTGATGGTTTCTGTAGGAACGATTCTAGTGGCGTTTTTGGGGTGCTTTCATTTTTGGAAAAGTATTTTTGAATTTGTTAAAAATTCCTATAAAGGCACGCTCATTCAGCTCTCCCCTATTGAAGGGGTCATGGTAGCGGTTAAAATCAGTTTTTCAGCCGCTATCGTCATTTCCATGCCCATTATTTTTTGGCAATTATGGCTCTTTATCGCTCCAGGGCTTTACAAGAATGAAAAAAAAGTGATTTTGCCTTTTGTGTTTTTTGGGAGTGGGATGTTTTTAATTGGGGCGGCGTTTTCTTATTATGTGGTGTTCCCTTTCATCATTGAATACTTGGCTACTTTTGGGAGCGATGTGTTTGCGGCTAATATTTCTGCGTCCAGTTATGTGAGCTTTTTCACGCGCTTGATTTTAGGCTTTGGCGTGGCGTTTGAATTGCCTGTTTTGGCGTATTTTTTAGCTAAAGTGGGCTTGATTACCGATGCGAGTTTGAAGGCGTATTTCAAATACGCTATTGTAGTGATTTTTATTGTAGCAGCCATTATCACTCCCCCTGATGTGGTGAGTCAAATTTTTATGGCGTTGCCCTTAGTGGGGCTTTATGGGCTTTCTATTTTAATCGCCAAAATGGTCAATCCGGCTCCCAAAGACAACGGAGAAGACAGCGAAAATGGCACCAAAGAGAATTAG
- the queA gene encoding tRNA preQ1(34) S-adenosylmethionine ribosyltransferase-isomerase QueA: MKEFDLESYNYHLPKELIANYPILPKEKAKLLVYERRSQKITHTTFEHVLDFFPKNALIVLNDTKVMKARLFGSKHAFLPSKTTEVFFHRFFKDNTALTQIKGKIKVGDKIFFDANYHAEVLELLHNGQRLIAFYDNKTPLNQENILKLLEQYGHMPLPPYIKRADESLDAHEYQSVFAKHMGAVAAPTASLHFSQNTLEKLLKDFKHAFLTLHVGAGTFLGVETKDIREHQIHTEVLRIPKKSQEILQKSQEILCIGTTALRSVEYFKRLENPNQEAFECDIFLHLANPILHVNYLLTNFHLPKSSLLMLVSAMMGLEKTKEIYKIAIEKKYRFYSYGDGMLIL, translated from the coding sequence TTGAAAGAATTTGATTTAGAAAGCTATAATTACCACTTACCTAAAGAATTGATCGCCAACTACCCCATTTTGCCCAAAGAAAAGGCTAAATTACTCGTCTATGAAAGGCGTTCGCAAAAAATCACACACACCACTTTTGAACATGTTTTAGATTTTTTCCCTAAAAACGCCCTTATTGTGTTGAACGACACTAAAGTGATGAAGGCCAGGCTTTTTGGATCTAAGCATGCCTTTTTGCCATCAAAAACGACCGAAGTGTTTTTCCACCGCTTTTTTAAAGATAATACCGCTCTAACTCAAATCAAGGGCAAGATCAAAGTGGGGGACAAAATCTTTTTTGATGCAAATTATCACGCTGAAGTTTTGGAATTGCTCCATAACGGCCAGCGTTTGATCGCTTTTTATGACAATAAAACCCCCTTAAATCAAGAAAATATCTTAAAACTTTTAGAGCAATACGGGCATATGCCCTTACCCCCTTATATTAAAAGAGCGGATGAAAGTTTGGATGCGCATGAATACCAGAGCGTGTTCGCTAAACACATGGGTGCGGTGGCTGCCCCTACAGCGTCATTGCATTTTTCTCAAAATACCTTAGAAAAATTATTAAAAGATTTTAAGCACGCTTTCTTAACCTTGCATGTGGGGGCTGGGACTTTTCTTGGCGTAGAAACTAAGGATATTAGAGAGCATCAAATCCATACAGAAGTTTTACGCATTCCTAAAAAGAGCCAAGAAATTTTGCAAAAATCCCAAGAGATTTTATGCATCGGCACGACCGCTTTAAGGAGCGTGGAATACTTTAAGCGTTTAGAAAACCCTAATCAAGAGGCGTTTGAATGCGATATATTCTTGCATCTTGCTAATCCTATTTTGCATGTTAATTACTTGCTCACTAATTTCCATTTGCCCAAATCAAGCCTTTTAATGCTTGTAAGCGCGATGATGGGCTTAGAAAAAACCAAAGAAATCTACAAAATAGCCATAGAAAAGAAGTATCGTTTTTATTCTTATGGCGATGGGATGCTGATTTTATGA
- the rsmG gene encoding 16S rRNA (guanine(527)-N(7))-methyltransferase RsmG — protein sequence MNPLLQDYARILLEWNQTHNLSGAKRLSELEPQITDALKPLEFIKDFKSCLDIGSGAGLPAIPLALEKPEVKFILLEPRIKRAAFLNYLKSVLPLKNIEIIKKRLEDYQNLLQVDLITSRAVASSSFLIEKSQRFLKDKGYFLFYKGEQLKDEIACKDTECFMHQKRVYFYKSKESLC from the coding sequence ATGAACCCCTTATTGCAAGATTATGCGCGCATCCTTTTAGAATGGAATCAAACGCACAACTTGAGCGGCGCGAAACGTTTAAGCGAGTTAGAACCCCAGATCACAGACGCTCTAAAACCTTTAGAGTTTATCAAAGATTTTAAAAGTTGTTTGGATATTGGGAGCGGGGCGGGACTTCCTGCTATCCCTTTAGCCCTTGAAAAACCTGAAGTCAAATTCATTCTTTTAGAGCCAAGAATAAAAAGAGCAGCTTTTTTAAACTACCTTAAAAGTGTTTTGCCTTTAAAAAATATTGAAATTATTAAAAAGCGTTTAGAAGATTATCAAAATCTTTTACAAGTGGATTTGATCACTTCTAGAGCGGTCGCTAGCTCTTCTTTTTTGATAGAAAAAAGCCAACGCTTCCTAAAAGATAAGGGGTATTTTTTATTCTATAAAGGCGAGCAGTTAAAAGATGAAATCGCTTGTAAAGACACTGAATGCTTTATGCATCAAAAACGAGTTTATTTTTACAAATCAAAGGAAAGTTTATGTTAA
- a CDS encoding PP0621 family protein, with amino-acid sequence MLRILIPLLIIVWVLWRLFLRQKPHKDDPKDNHSYTQQTPKELEDHMIVCSKCQTYVSSKDAIYSGAVAYCSETCLKDKR; translated from the coding sequence ATGTTAAGAATTTTAATCCCCCTACTCATTATCGTGTGGGTTTTATGGCGTTTGTTTTTGAGACAAAAACCCCACAAAGACGACCCCAAAGACAACCACTCTTACACGCAACAGACCCCTAAAGAATTAGAAGATCACATGATTGTATGCTCTAAATGCCAAACCTATGTCTCTAGCAAAGACGCTATTTACAGCGGAGCGGTAGCCTATTGCAGTGAAACTTGTTTGAAGGATAAGAGATAA
- a CDS encoding outer membrane protein, translated as MYYLRILILSISFLNILNAENLSYMSSSYQIGTVFMRPLNTNKLLQGASILQGYEVNPKNDWAYSRYYFFIDYGNVLFNNDSTLQANMFTYGVGGDFMVAYAKNPINRWAFFFGLQLAANTWILNNKVKDLVVNTWDSLKDFNFHNTYFRAIGKFGVQFRTIVLYHKVDVEIGMKIFLTPERRSLFERSFLFFVSHSWHF; from the coding sequence GTGTATTATTTAAGAATTTTAATACTGAGTATAAGTTTTTTAAATATTTTAAATGCTGAAAATTTGAGTTATATGTCTTCTTCTTATCAAATAGGCACGGTGTTTATGCGCCCTTTAAACACCAACAAGCTTTTACAAGGAGCTTCAATCCTTCAAGGCTATGAAGTGAATCCTAAAAACGATTGGGCTTATTCTAGATATTATTTCTTTATAGATTATGGCAATGTGCTTTTTAATAATGACTCTACTTTGCAAGCGAACATGTTCACTTATGGGGTGGGAGGGGATTTCATGGTCGCCTACGCTAAAAACCCTATCAACCGCTGGGCTTTTTTCTTTGGCTTGCAACTGGCCGCTAACACATGGATACTCAACAATAAAGTCAAAGATTTGGTGGTGAATACTTGGGATTCATTAAAAGATTTCAATTTTCACAACACTTATTTCAGGGCTATTGGGAAATTTGGGGTGCAGTTTCGCACGATCGTTTTGTATCATAAGGTGGATGTAGAAATTGGCATGAAAATCTTTCTAACCCCTGAAAGGCGCAGTTTGTTTGAAAGGAGCTTTTTGTTTTTTGTTTCGCATTCGTGGCATTTTTAA
- a CDS encoding chemotaxis response regulator CheY, producing the protein MKLLVVDDSSTMRRIIKNTLSRLGYEDVLEAEHGVEAWEKLDANADTKVLITDWNMPEMNGLDLVKKVRSDSRFKEIPIIMITTEGGKAEVITALKAGVNNYIVKPFTPQVLKEKLEVVLGTND; encoded by the coding sequence TTGAAACTACTGGTAGTAGATGATAGCTCAACTATGAGGAGAATTATTAAAAACACACTTTCACGCTTAGGCTATGAAGATGTTTTAGAAGCTGAGCATGGGGTGGAAGCTTGGGAGAAACTAGACGCTAATGCGGACACTAAGGTGCTTATCACAGATTGGAACATGCCTGAAATGAACGGCTTAGATCTCGTTAAAAAGGTGCGCTCCGATAGCCGTTTTAAAGAAATCCCTATTATTATGATCACCACAGAGGGCGGTAAGGCTGAGGTCATTACGGCTTTGAAAGCGGGCGTGAATAACTACATTGTGAAGCCTTTTACCCCCCAAGTTTTGAAAGAAAAATTAGAGGTTGTTTTAGGGACAAACGATTGA
- the prmA gene encoding 50S ribosomal protein L11 methyltransferase: MLKPMYYEFFFIFPKERELFESFLLDATHLALEESSLESLKAFDDKETIDFISQSNWRYFATHDPLKKDLKEKPPHLKNFVILRSQKDLNGSLIPALEAFCLSLQQNLQSEFDFFYLSRNLASKDWLEAYKQAILPVQCAKFYIHPSWHQKPSHISTDDCIMIDPALAFGSGHHESTSMCLELLSDLDLKRKNALDVGCGSGILSIALKKQGVSALVACDTDSLAVEETLKNFSLNQIPLLVQDKVIYGSTQKIEGRFDIIVANLVADVIKSLYSEFVRLCNHTLILSGILETHLNSVLQIYYNGFEVLEQRQRNEWVALKLLKKQPIN, translated from the coding sequence GTGTTAAAGCCAATGTATTATGAGTTTTTCTTTATCTTCCCTAAGGAGCGAGAGCTTTTTGAGAGCTTTCTTTTAGACGCCACGCATCTAGCCTTAGAAGAATCAAGCTTAGAAAGTTTAAAAGCGTTTGACGATAAAGAAACCATTGACTTTATAAGCCAATCCAATTGGCGTTATTTCGCCACTCATGACCCCCTAAAAAAAGATTTAAAAGAAAAACCCCCACATCTCAAAAATTTCGTTATTTTACGCTCTCAAAAGGATTTGAACGGCTCGCTCATTCCAGCATTAGAAGCGTTTTGTTTGAGCTTGCAACAAAACCTGCAGAGTGAGTTTGATTTTTTCTATCTTTCACGCAATTTGGCTTCAAAAGACTGGCTAGAAGCTTACAAACAAGCTATTTTGCCGGTGCAATGCGCCAAATTTTACATACACCCTAGTTGGCATCAAAAGCCAAGCCATATCTCTACAGATGATTGCATAATGATTGATCCGGCTTTGGCCTTTGGATCAGGCCATCATGAAAGCACTTCTATGTGTTTGGAACTGCTCTCTGACCTTGATTTAAAACGCAAAAACGCCTTAGATGTGGGCTGTGGGAGCGGGATTTTAAGCATCGCTTTAAAAAAACAAGGCGTTAGCGCTTTAGTAGCTTGCGATACGGATAGTTTAGCCGTTGAAGAAACCCTAAAAAATTTTAGCTTGAATCAAATACCCCTATTAGTGCAAGATAAGGTCATTTATGGCTCTACGCAAAAAATTGAAGGGCGTTTTGATATCATTGTGGCGAACCTTGTCGCTGATGTGATTAAGAGTTTGTATAGTGAATTTGTGCGGCTTTGTAACCACACTCTTATTTTGTCAGGGATTTTAGAAACCCATTTAAACTCTGTTTTACAGATCTATTATAATGGATTTGAGGTTTTAGAACAGCGACAGCGTAACGAATGGGTCGCTCTAAAATTGCTTAAAAAACAACCAATAAATTAA